One segment of Clostridium ljungdahlii DSM 13528 DNA contains the following:
- a CDS encoding FAD binding domain-containing protein — MVNSYRPSSLKEALDVLAKEEVTPYAGGTDLMIKADENARYLFLNKISEMKNILEDEKYIHIGAGCTFTDIIENELTPAILKEAVSQIAAPAIRNLGTVGGNICNGSPKADSALIFFVTDSKLRIVSSKEERIIPINEFYLGRKKTSLKKDELLVEVLMNKEGFDNYYYKKVGARNALAISRVSFAGILNVENNKICNCSTAFGAVKDVIIRLPVIDRMLIGKTIEEAKTVKKEYLAAYDKVIIPIKGRVSAEYRKIVCMNLLRDFLESNGI, encoded by the coding sequence ATGGTAAATAGTTATAGACCATCATCTTTAAAGGAAGCATTGGATGTTCTTGCAAAAGAGGAGGTTACTCCTTATGCAGGAGGTACGGATTTAATGATTAAGGCAGATGAAAATGCTAGATATTTGTTCTTAAATAAAATATCTGAGATGAAAAATATATTAGAGGATGAAAAGTATATTCACATCGGTGCGGGGTGTACTTTTACGGATATTATTGAAAATGAATTGACTCCTGCTATTTTAAAAGAAGCAGTATCGCAAATTGCAGCACCTGCAATTCGAAATTTAGGTACTGTTGGCGGTAATATATGTAATGGCTCACCTAAAGCAGATAGTGCACTTATCTTTTTTGTTACGGATTCTAAACTGCGTATTGTAAGTAGTAAAGAGGAGAGGATTATTCCTATTAATGAATTTTATCTTGGTAGAAAAAAGACTTCCCTCAAAAAAGATGAACTGCTTGTTGAAGTTCTTATGAATAAAGAAGGATTTGACAATTATTATTATAAGAAGGTAGGGGCAAGAAATGCCTTAGCAATTTCCAGGGTATCTTTTGCTGGTATCCTTAATGTAGAAAATAATAAAATTTGTAATTGCAGTACAGCCTTTGGCGCAGTTAAAGATGTTATTATAAGACTGCCAGTTATTGATAGAATGCTCATTGGCAAGACTATTGAAGAAGCAAAAACTGTTAAGAAAGAGTACCTTGCAGCATATGATAAGGTTATTATCCCTATAAAAGGAAGGGTTTCAGCAGAATATAGAAAGATTGTATGTATGAATTTACTTCGTGATTTCCTTGAAAGCAATGGGATTTAG
- a CDS encoding (2Fe-2S)-binding protein, giving the protein MIKFILNEKEVTSTARGSERLLDVLRNELHITGVKCGCKEGECGACSVIVDGKLVNSCMVAVGSIEGSRVMTIEGYRETKRFEVLDKAYASVSAVQCGFCIPGMILASECILSKNPDPTEAEIREGISGNLCRCTGYNAIVKAIGIAAKEGKGLW; this is encoded by the coding sequence ATGATAAAATTTATTCTTAACGAAAAAGAAGTTACATCTACTGCCAGGGGAAGCGAGCGTTTGCTTGATGTACTTAGAAATGAATTACACATTACTGGTGTAAAGTGCGGCTGTAAGGAAGGTGAATGTGGTGCCTGTTCTGTTATAGTTGATGGCAAGCTAGTTAATTCCTGTATGGTAGCAGTAGGCAGTATAGAAGGCAGTAGGGTTATGACTATTGAAGGATATCGTGAAACCAAACGTTTTGAAGTCCTTGATAAGGCATATGCTTCTGTTAGTGCTGTACAGTGTGGTTTTTGTATTCCAGGTATGATACTTGCATCTGAATGCATACTTTCTAAAAATCCAGATCCTACAGAAGCAGAGATTAGAGAAGGTATTTCTGGAAATCTATGTAGATGCACTGGCTATAATGCTATTGTTAAGGCTATTGGTATTGCAGCAAAGGAGGGGAAAGGTTTATGGTAA
- a CDS encoding xanthine dehydrogenase family protein molybdopterin-binding subunit, which translates to MKNISKSVKKKDHELKISGHALYVDDHVIDDMLYGKLLHSTKARAKITNISIPKLPDGYFVVDKNDVTGVNRVAIVENDTPVYAEDTVEYVGEPILMVVGPRLKEVNRILSEIIVVYEEQVPVLDMQKSNTVFFHYKCEKGDISKTLKEADQVFVETFQTGYQEQAYLETQGIIAYPHDGRMTIRGSMQCPYYVYGAVSKALGYDEKNIQIIQDVTGGGFGGKEDFPSILACQTAVAAKKANKPVKVIFDRREDMEFTSKRHPSICTYKVAVKDGEITGMDIDVLFNSGAYTTLSPVVLQRGVICANGVYRVENLRVVGRAVKTNTVPCGAYRGFGAPQTFFAVEMMMDHIAKKMGVDSLELKEKYMVKQGDSTSTSGKYHFHVSLPEMIKRADELADYRKKRHMYKNQKGRYRKGIGMSLFFHGCGFTGSGERDLIKAVVKIRKNADDTVELLVSNSDIGQGIKTTFSKIVADTLGISYDKVLINNPDTDHVPDSGPTVASRSLMVVGELLRRAAEKLKGQWKTGEEQIVEEHFVEPDFIIPFSLEKFKGDAYPTFSWSVNVIEVEVDTLTAITKVTGAWGIFDVGVPIDMNIIQGQMQGGFLQGIGYASMEQMECNDKGVIRNNSYSDYIIPTAVDVPNLVTEIVDNPYNCGPYGAKGAGELPLVGAAPAYVEAMENALDVNLNKAPFTQEDTMKVLQEVLK; encoded by the coding sequence ATGAAAAATATTAGTAAGTCTGTAAAGAAAAAAGATCATGAATTAAAAATAAGTGGCCATGCCCTTTATGTAGATGATCATGTGATAGATGATATGCTTTACGGCAAACTATTGCATTCCACAAAGGCAAGGGCAAAAATCACTAATATCAGTATTCCTAAATTACCTGATGGTTACTTTGTTGTTGACAAAAATGATGTAACAGGTGTAAATCGTGTTGCAATTGTGGAAAATGATACACCCGTTTATGCTGAAGATACTGTGGAATATGTAGGTGAACCTATTTTGATGGTTGTGGGACCTAGACTTAAAGAAGTCAATAGAATTTTAAGTGAGATTATTGTAGTATATGAAGAACAGGTTCCCGTTTTGGATATGCAAAAATCTAATACAGTCTTCTTCCATTACAAGTGTGAAAAAGGAGACATTTCTAAGACTTTAAAAGAAGCTGATCAGGTTTTTGTTGAAACATTTCAAACTGGTTATCAGGAACAGGCATATCTTGAAACTCAGGGTATAATTGCTTATCCGCATGATGGGCGAATGACAATACGTGGTTCTATGCAGTGTCCTTACTATGTGTATGGTGCAGTTTCCAAAGCTTTAGGATATGATGAAAAAAATATTCAGATTATTCAGGATGTTACTGGCGGAGGCTTTGGAGGTAAGGAAGACTTTCCTTCTATACTTGCATGTCAAACTGCAGTCGCAGCTAAAAAGGCAAATAAACCAGTGAAAGTAATATTTGATAGACGTGAAGACATGGAGTTTACTTCAAAACGTCACCCATCTATCTGTACCTATAAAGTAGCAGTTAAAGATGGTGAAATTACAGGTATGGATATTGACGTACTGTTCAACAGTGGTGCATATACAACCCTCTCTCCTGTTGTTTTACAGCGTGGAGTAATTTGTGCAAACGGCGTATATAGGGTAGAAAACTTGCGTGTCGTAGGACGTGCAGTTAAGACAAATACAGTACCTTGTGGTGCATATCGTGGCTTTGGTGCTCCACAGACTTTCTTTGCAGTAGAGATGATGATGGATCACATTGCAAAGAAAATGGGTGTTGACTCCCTTGAACTGAAAGAAAAATATATGGTTAAACAGGGTGATTCTACTTCTACAAGTGGAAAGTATCATTTCCATGTATCGCTGCCTGAAATGATCAAGCGAGCTGATGAGCTTGCTGACTATCGTAAAAAGCGCCATATGTATAAAAATCAAAAGGGACGATACCGAAAGGGTATAGGAATGTCATTATTTTTCCATGGATGTGGTTTCACAGGAAGTGGAGAACGTGATCTCATAAAAGCTGTTGTAAAAATTAGAAAAAATGCTGATGATACAGTGGAACTTTTAGTAAGTAACTCGGATATAGGTCAGGGTATTAAAACTACTTTTTCTAAAATTGTTGCAGATACCCTTGGCATTTCTTATGATAAGGTGCTTATAAACAATCCGGATACAGACCATGTACCTGACTCAGGGCCTACTGTAGCAAGCCGTTCTTTAATGGTAGTTGGAGAATTGCTTAGGCGTGCAGCAGAGAAACTGAAAGGACAATGGAAAACTGGGGAAGAACAGATTGTAGAAGAACATTTTGTGGAGCCCGACTTTATAATTCCATTTAGTCTTGAAAAATTCAAAGGAGATGCTTATCCAACCTTTTCCTGGTCTGTTAATGTCATTGAAGTAGAGGTGGATACACTTACTGCTATTACAAAGGTAACTGGAGCATGGGGTATTTTTGATGTGGGTGTTCCTATTGATATGAACATTATACAAGGACAGATGCAGGGAGGTTTCCTTCAAGGCATTGGATATGCTTCAATGGAGCAGATGGAATGCAATGATAAAGGCGTAATCCGTAATAATAGCTATAGTGATTATATCATTCCTACAGCAGTAGATGTTCCGAATCTTGTAACTGAAATAGTAGATAATCCATATAACTGTGGCCCATATGGAGCTAAAGGTGCTGGTGAACTTCCTCTTGTTGGTGCAGCTCCAGCATATGTGGAAGCTATGGAAAATGCACTTGACGTAAATTTGAATAAAGCTCCATTTACTCAAGAGGATACTATGAAGGTTTTGCAGGAGGTGCTTAAGTAA
- the xdh gene encoding selenium-dependent xanthine dehydrogenase has protein sequence MFTLNINGKDVASNTDKPLLRFLRDDLKITSAKDGCSEGACGTCTILVDGKAVKACVQKVSKFIGKKILTIEGLSDREKEVYEYCFGEAGAVQCGFCIPGMVICAKALLDVNSNPTKLDVKKAIRGNICRCTGYKKIEEAILMAAKYFRDNLQIPDPVGKLKMNQKFKRVDVDEKVNGTGIFVDDMELPGMIYAKTVRSKYPRAIVNKIDITKAEAHPDCVKILLAKDVPNNIIGHIKQDWDVMIPEGGTTRYIGDSLALVATYHKDKLDEVCKLVDVEYTELEPITSPEDALKADAPLIHADGNIMSRSILQRGNADEAIKNSKYVVTRKYKTPFQEHGFMEPECAIAAPEGEDGILLYSGSQSVYDEQREISNMLKIPKEKVHCHSQLVGGGFGGKEDMSVQHLAALMAWYTKKPVKVKFSRQESLDYHVKRHAMEMEFTTACDENGYLTAMKGVIIADTGAYASLGGPVLQRACTHAAGPYNYQNIDILGMSVYTNNVVAGAFRGFGVTQSCFATENNINLLAEMVGISPWEMRYRNAIRPGQELPNGQIADESVAMVECLEAVKDVYESNPYAGIAIAFKNSGTGVGNKDIGRCILSVENGKVHIKTSAACMGQGIATMCTTILCETTGLNPALTVHERADTFHTPDSGTSTASRQTVVTGEAVRRVSEKLKAELDKGLTLFDLEGREFYGEYSAKTDPMGSPKKNPVSHVSYSYGAQVVILNEEGKVEKVVAAYDVGTPVNIQAVEGQIEGGIVMGLGYALTEEFKVEGGYPKTKLGTLGLMRSTDAPELEVILVQSKGKIPEAYGAKGCGELCLIPTAPACSHAYYRLDGKFRSQLPLKGTFYKKLKK, from the coding sequence ATGTTTACATTAAATATTAATGGTAAGGATGTAGCTTCGAATACTGATAAACCCCTATTGCGTTTTTTAAGAGATGATTTGAAGATCACTTCTGCAAAGGACGGTTGCAGCGAAGGTGCATGTGGAACATGCACTATTTTAGTAGATGGAAAAGCAGTAAAAGCTTGCGTACAAAAAGTATCAAAATTTATAGGAAAAAAAATTTTAACCATTGAGGGATTAAGTGACAGGGAAAAGGAAGTTTATGAATATTGTTTTGGAGAAGCAGGTGCAGTACAGTGTGGCTTTTGTATTCCTGGGATGGTGATTTGTGCAAAAGCTCTATTAGATGTCAATTCTAATCCAACAAAGTTAGATGTAAAAAAGGCGATTAGAGGTAATATCTGTCGCTGTACTGGATATAAGAAGATTGAAGAAGCTATTTTAATGGCAGCAAAATATTTTAGAGATAATCTTCAAATACCAGATCCTGTAGGTAAATTGAAGATGAATCAGAAATTTAAGCGAGTGGATGTAGACGAAAAGGTAAATGGAACAGGTATTTTTGTAGATGATATGGAGCTGCCTGGAATGATTTATGCCAAAACGGTTCGATCTAAATACCCAAGGGCTATTGTAAATAAAATTGATATTACAAAGGCAGAAGCTCACCCGGATTGTGTGAAAATTTTACTGGCAAAGGATGTTCCAAATAATATTATTGGACACATAAAACAGGATTGGGATGTAATGATTCCAGAAGGTGGGACAACCAGATATATAGGAGATTCACTAGCACTTGTGGCAACTTACCATAAGGATAAGCTGGATGAAGTGTGTAAACTAGTTGATGTAGAATACACTGAATTGGAACCGATTACTTCTCCTGAAGATGCCCTAAAAGCAGATGCACCTCTAATACATGCAGATGGAAATATTATGAGTCGTTCTATTCTGCAGCGTGGAAATGCAGATGAAGCAATTAAAAATTCTAAATATGTAGTGACAAGAAAATATAAAACTCCATTTCAGGAACACGGATTTATGGAACCAGAGTGCGCAATTGCAGCACCTGAAGGAGAAGATGGTATTTTACTCTATTCTGGCTCACAATCTGTTTACGATGAGCAGCGTGAAATTTCAAATATGCTTAAAATTCCAAAAGAAAAAGTACACTGCCATTCACAGCTTGTTGGAGGAGGATTTGGCGGCAAGGAAGACATGAGTGTCCAGCATCTTGCAGCATTAATGGCATGGTACACAAAAAAACCGGTAAAGGTAAAGTTTTCAAGACAGGAAAGCTTAGATTATCATGTTAAACGTCATGCAATGGAAATGGAATTTACAACAGCTTGTGATGAAAATGGATATTTGACAGCTATGAAAGGTGTAATTATTGCAGACACAGGTGCCTATGCATCCCTTGGTGGACCTGTATTACAAAGAGCATGTACTCATGCCGCAGGACCATATAATTATCAGAATATTGACATTTTAGGTATGTCAGTTTATACAAATAACGTGGTTGCTGGAGCATTTCGTGGTTTTGGTGTAACACAAAGCTGTTTTGCTACTGAAAACAATATCAATTTATTGGCAGAGATGGTGGGCATTTCACCTTGGGAAATGCGTTACCGTAATGCAATTCGTCCAGGGCAGGAACTTCCAAATGGTCAAATAGCAGATGAAAGTGTTGCTATGGTAGAATGTTTGGAGGCTGTTAAAGATGTATATGAATCAAATCCTTATGCAGGAATTGCCATAGCTTTTAAAAACAGTGGAACTGGAGTGGGAAATAAGGATATTGGCCGCTGCATTTTATCTGTAGAAAATGGGAAAGTTCATATTAAAACTTCTGCAGCCTGTATGGGACAGGGAATTGCAACAATGTGTACTACCATATTATGTGAAACAACAGGCTTAAATCCAGCACTTACTGTTCATGAAAGAGCAGATACCTTTCATACACCTGATTCAGGAACTAGTACCGCATCTAGACAGACTGTGGTAACTGGGGAAGCTGTAAGGCGTGTATCTGAAAAATTAAAAGCAGAATTGGACAAAGGATTGACTCTTTTTGATTTAGAAGGAAGAGAATTTTATGGTGAATATTCTGCAAAGACAGATCCAATGGGATCTCCAAAGAAAAATCCAGTAAGCCATGTAAGCTACAGTTATGGGGCTCAGGTTGTTATCTTAAATGAAGAAGGAAAAGTGGAAAAAGTAGTTGCAGCTTATGACGTTGGAACACCTGTCAATATTCAGGCTGTTGAAGGACAAATTGAAGGTGGCATTGTTATGGGGCTTGGATATGCTCTAACAGAAGAATTTAAAGTTGAAGGCGGCTATCCTAAGACAAAGCTGGGTACACTAGGACTTATGAGATCAACAGATGCTCCAGAGCTCGAAGTTATTCTTGTACAAAGTAAAGGAAAGATTCCTGAGGCTTACGGAGCAAAAGGCTGTGGAGAATTATGTTTGATTCCGACAGCGCCAGCTTGTTCTCATGCATATTATAGATTAGATGGTAAATTCCGTAGTCAACTGCCGTTAAAAGGTACATTTTATAAAAAGTTAAAAAAATAG
- a CDS encoding NTP transferase domain-containing protein, with translation MEKEKKTTGGIIAAAGKTSEKDETYPLRKIGSITIVKRIVLTFQKAGVSPIVVITGYKSEEIERNLAYYGVIFLYNGEYENSQMLDSAKIGLDFLKNKCDQVIFNPVSAPLFTPETIQKMIECNKQLLSPAYHGKTGHPLLISSKLIPQVLKYDGNGGMEGAIQNIGVERQLMDVEDEGILSDTGDPCQLEKLLKKHNQRILHPFVKVSIEKESMFFNSRTKLLLILIQNTHSVRNACKHMALSYSKAWNMLNQLEEELGYAVVKRKHGGRNGGKTYLTEEGMEFLKKYEQFEHNVRQYAKDEFDRLF, from the coding sequence ATGGAGAAAGAGAAAAAAACAACAGGAGGTATAATTGCTGCTGCAGGAAAAACGTCAGAGAAAGATGAAACATATCCACTGCGCAAAATTGGTTCTATCACTATAGTAAAAAGAATTGTCTTAACTTTTCAAAAGGCTGGGGTTTCACCAATTGTGGTAATTACGGGGTATAAATCTGAGGAAATTGAACGTAATTTAGCTTATTATGGAGTTATATTTTTGTATAATGGAGAATACGAAAATTCACAAATGCTTGATTCTGCAAAAATAGGATTGGATTTTTTAAAGAATAAATGTGATCAAGTAATATTTAATCCAGTAAGTGCCCCGCTATTTACACCGGAAACTATTCAAAAGATGATAGAATGTAACAAACAATTGCTATCACCAGCTTATCATGGAAAGACTGGACACCCCCTTTTGATATCTTCTAAGTTAATCCCTCAAGTTTTAAAATATGATGGTAATGGAGGGATGGAGGGAGCTATCCAAAACATTGGAGTTGAAAGACAGCTGATGGATGTGGAAGATGAAGGAATTTTAAGTGATACAGGAGACCCTTGCCAGTTAGAAAAACTCCTAAAAAAACATAACCAGCGTATTTTACATCCTTTTGTTAAAGTGAGTATTGAAAAGGAGTCTATGTTTTTTAATTCAAGAACAAAGTTGCTTTTGATTTTAATTCAGAATACACATTCTGTACGAAATGCATGTAAACATATGGCACTTTCCTATAGCAAAGCGTGGAACATGCTGAATCAGTTGGAAGAAGAATTAGGATATGCAGTGGTTAAGAGGAAACATGGTGGGCGAAATGGTGGAAAAACCTATTTAACCGAAGAAGGTATGGAATTTTTAAAAAAATATGAGCAATTTGAACACAATGTCCGTCAGTATGCAAAAGATGAATTTGATAGACTATTTTGA
- a CDS encoding TetR/AcrR family transcriptional regulator — MPKDAKKEILNAAMKVIAREKISGTRMHMIAKETERSQANLHYYFPTKNDIMIALLDDIQKQFSENRKKYIDLENKSVLENIRGFFEQKEDDILNNKELDYVQLDYWVQGTVNEEIRKKFQKTFNIWRSGISKVLDKGKFKDSVDNEYKDMLTYIMLSLMLGASLQYLIDEGKFDLKKYFDVSEGLIEQCLKEEN, encoded by the coding sequence ATGCCAAAAGATGCAAAAAAAGAGATATTAAATGCTGCTATGAAAGTAATTGCAAGGGAAAAAATAAGCGGTACCCGTATGCATATGATTGCAAAAGAAACTGAGAGAAGTCAGGCTAATTTGCATTATTACTTTCCAACTAAAAATGATATAATGATAGCCCTTTTAGATGATATACAAAAGCAATTTTCAGAGAACCGTAAGAAATATATAGATTTAGAAAATAAAAGTGTTTTAGAAAATATAAGAGGATTTTTTGAACAAAAGGAAGATGACATTTTAAATAATAAAGAATTAGATTATGTACAACTTGATTATTGGGTTCAAGGTACAGTAAATGAGGAAATAAGAAAAAAGTTTCAAAAAACTTTTAATATATGGCGCAGTGGCATTAGCAAAGTTTTAGATAAAGGGAAGTTTAAAGACAGTGTAGATAATGAATATAAAGATATGCTAACATATATAATGCTATCATTAATGTTAGGAGCATCACTACAGTATCTTATTGATGAAGGCAAGTTTGATTTAAAAAAGTATTTTGATGTATCCGAAGGGCTTATTGAACAGTGTTTAAAAGAAGAAAATTAA
- the ade gene encoding adenine deaminase → MNELTSKIDVAMGRIKAELVLKDAFIINVFTQTVEKKDIAINDGIIVGMGKYEGNHEINCNGFFVAPGFIDSHVHIESSMVTPEIFSDLVIKKGVTTIIADPHEIANVLGEKGIEFMLQNSKKGDADIFFMLPSCVPAVDFEDNGAVLEADNLERFIEDPQVLGLGEVMDVNAVTSGNKKMIRKILMVNKYRKSLDGHCPKINDKELNAYLCANIRTDHECTNYEEALEKVKNGMYVMLREGSAARDLKKLLPAVNDKNYSRFLFCTDDRHIEDLVDEGSIDNCIRTAIDEGLDAIKAYTIASFNAANCYNLWDRGAISAGMKADLVIFEDIKKLKIKNVIKNGKVYKNNHMFKDIFAKPSVNVDHIKEDLFKIKAKGKFVNVIKVQPGGLVTKKEKRQVKINEGLVECVESKEEVVNKIAVIERHKNSGKHSVGFIEGLGLKKAAIAQTIAHDSHNIIVLGDNDKDMEIAVNNIISNNGGIVFVSEGKLLEHLKLPIGGLMTSENPSFVVDKIIKLNSLAVKFGIKKEVDPFITLGFMALPVIPEIKITSRGLFDYSKFSFIDLFTDI, encoded by the coding sequence ATGAATGAATTGACAAGTAAAATCGATGTTGCTATGGGCAGGATAAAAGCAGAACTTGTGCTGAAAGATGCTTTTATAATAAATGTATTTACTCAAACTGTTGAAAAAAAGGATATTGCAATAAATGATGGGATAATTGTAGGAATGGGTAAATATGAAGGAAACCATGAAATTAATTGCAATGGTTTTTTTGTAGCACCAGGGTTTATAGATTCTCACGTTCATATAGAATCTTCTATGGTAACTCCAGAAATATTTTCTGATTTAGTTATTAAAAAAGGGGTTACTACAATTATTGCAGATCCCCACGAGATAGCAAATGTTTTAGGAGAAAAGGGTATAGAATTTATGCTCCAAAACAGTAAAAAAGGTGATGCAGATATATTTTTTATGCTTCCGTCTTGTGTTCCAGCAGTAGATTTTGAAGATAATGGTGCAGTGCTTGAAGCGGATAATTTAGAAAGATTTATTGAAGATCCTCAAGTCTTAGGACTTGGAGAAGTAATGGATGTTAATGCAGTTACTTCAGGGAATAAAAAGATGATAAGAAAAATTTTAATGGTAAACAAGTATAGAAAAAGTTTAGATGGACACTGCCCTAAAATTAATGATAAAGAACTTAATGCTTATTTATGTGCTAACATTAGAACAGATCATGAATGTACCAATTATGAAGAAGCTTTAGAAAAAGTGAAAAATGGGATGTATGTAATGCTTAGGGAAGGATCTGCGGCTAGAGATCTGAAAAAATTATTACCTGCAGTAAATGACAAAAATTATAGCAGGTTTTTGTTTTGTACTGATGACAGACATATAGAGGATTTAGTAGATGAGGGCAGTATAGATAATTGTATACGAACTGCTATAGATGAAGGATTAGATGCTATAAAAGCATATACAATAGCATCATTTAATGCAGCTAATTGTTATAATTTATGGGATAGAGGTGCTATTTCAGCTGGTATGAAGGCTGATTTGGTAATATTTGAAGATATTAAAAAATTGAAAATTAAAAATGTGATTAAGAATGGTAAAGTATACAAAAATAATCATATGTTTAAAGATATTTTTGCTAAGCCATCAGTAAATGTAGATCATATAAAAGAAGACTTATTTAAGATTAAGGCTAAAGGTAAATTTGTAAATGTAATAAAAGTTCAGCCAGGAGGACTAGTTACTAAAAAGGAAAAGAGACAAGTTAAAATAAATGAAGGATTAGTTGAATGTGTTGAAAGTAAAGAAGAAGTTGTAAATAAAATAGCTGTGATAGAGAGACACAAAAACAGTGGAAAACATTCTGTTGGGTTCATAGAAGGCCTAGGTCTCAAAAAAGCGGCTATAGCTCAGACAATTGCCCATGATTCTCATAATATAATTGTATTAGGTGACAATGATAAAGATATGGAGATAGCAGTAAATAACATTATATCCAATAATGGAGGTATAGTATTTGTATCTGAAGGTAAATTGTTAGAGCATTTAAAATTACCAATAGGTGGACTTATGACATCTGAGAATCCATCTTTTGTAGTAGATAAAATTATAAAATTAAATTCATTAGCAGTAAAGTTTGGAATTAAAAAAGAAGTTGATCCATTTATAACACTTGGGTTTATGGCACTTCCCGTAATTCCAGAGATAAAAATAACTTCAAGGGGATTATTTGATTACTCTAAATTTAGTTTTATAGATTTATTTACAGATATTTAA
- a CDS encoding NCS2 family permease: MESGVNGQKNSFLESFFKLKDNNTNVKTEILAGFTTFITMAYIIFVNPSVLRIAGMNSAGVVGDAASKFNVGSDPIVSAVFVATCLAAAVGTFIMGFYANLPFAQAPGMGLNAFFTYTVCLTLGFNWHQALTAVLTSGILFIIITVTSIREKIVDAIPQNLKYAMSGGIGLFIALIGLKSGGIIVSNKSTLVGFGNFAQPGTLLTIIGVLIIGVLMARNVTGSILIGIVLTTLIGIPLKVTSLANLHIFSAPPSLAPTFAAFDFSGLFSKGGTSIAGAILSFVMVVITICLVDLFDTIGTLVGTATKAGMVDENGKVLRLKKALICDAVATTAGSFFGTSTINTYVESTSGVTAGGRTGLTAVTVGILFILSLFFSGLVGVVPSQATAPALIIVGALMMGVIKNIDFGDFTEALPCFFAISLMAFSYSIANGIAVAMIIYPIVKIATGRGKELSPIVYVLAVLFVLRYLLLPFE, translated from the coding sequence ATGGAAAGTGGAGTTAATGGACAGAAAAATTCGTTTCTAGAATCATTTTTCAAGTTGAAAGACAACAACACAAATGTAAAGACAGAAATTCTTGCTGGATTCACTACTTTTATTACTATGGCCTATATAATATTTGTTAATCCAAGTGTTCTTAGAATAGCAGGTATGAATTCAGCAGGTGTAGTTGGAGATGCAGCTTCAAAGTTTAATGTAGGCTCTGACCCTATTGTATCGGCGGTATTTGTTGCTACTTGTCTAGCTGCTGCTGTTGGAACATTTATAATGGGGTTCTATGCAAATTTACCTTTTGCTCAAGCTCCAGGTATGGGTCTTAACGCATTCTTTACTTACACAGTATGTTTGACATTAGGTTTTAATTGGCACCAAGCTCTTACTGCAGTACTCACTTCAGGTATTTTGTTTATAATTATTACAGTTACATCCATACGAGAAAAAATTGTTGATGCTATACCTCAAAATTTAAAATATGCTATGTCTGGTGGTATAGGACTTTTTATTGCACTTATTGGTTTGAAAAGTGGTGGAATAATAGTTTCAAATAAATCAACACTTGTTGGATTTGGAAATTTTGCACAACCAGGAACATTGCTTACTATAATAGGAGTTTTAATAATTGGCGTACTTATGGCAAGAAACGTTACAGGGTCCATCCTTATAGGCATTGTTTTAACTACACTTATAGGTATACCACTTAAAGTTACTTCTCTTGCAAATTTACACATCTTTAGTGCACCACCTTCTCTTGCACCTACTTTTGCAGCTTTTGATTTTTCCGGCCTTTTTTCAAAAGGAGGTACTTCTATAGCAGGAGCAATTTTGAGTTTTGTTATGGTTGTTATAACAATTTGTTTGGTTGATCTTTTTGATACTATTGGAACGCTTGTTGGAACTGCTACAAAGGCAGGGATGGTAGATGAAAACGGTAAAGTTTTAAGACTTAAGAAAGCCCTTATCTGTGATGCAGTAGCAACAACTGCAGGATCATTTTTCGGAACAAGTACTATTAATACCTATGTTGAATCAACCTCTGGTGTTACGGCAGGAGGAAGAACCGGTCTCACAGCAGTAACTGTAGGTATATTATTTATTCTTTCATTATTCTTCTCAGGACTTGTTGGAGTAGTTCCTTCACAGGCTACAGCACCAGCACTTATTATAGTAGGTGCCTTAATGATGGGAGTAATCAAAAATATAGATTTTGGTGATTTTACAGAAGCATTACCATGTTTCTTCGCTATTTCATTAATGGCTTTTAGTTATAGTATAGCAAATGGTATTGCAGTTGCAATGATCATTTATCCTATAGTAAAAATAGCTACTGGTAGAGGTAAAGAACTTAGTCCAATAGTGTACGTTCTTGCTGTATTATTTGTGCTAAGGTATTTACTACTTCCGTTTGAGTAG